One segment of Thermodesulfovibrio sp. 3907-1M DNA contains the following:
- the tyrS gene encoding tyrosine--tRNA ligase — MVTPEKQLEIIKRGTVEIILEEDLKKKLERSCKEGKPLRIKVGFDPTAPDIHLGHTVLLEKMRQFQELGHEVIFLIGDFTGMIGDPSGKTETRKPLTREEVLKNAETYKEQVFKILDPEKTVIMFNSEWFNRMTALDMCRLAGAETVARMLEREDFKKRFTEGRPISILEFLYPLLQAYDSVYLKADVELGGTDQKFNLLMGRQLMKMYGMQQQVIITMPLLEGLDGVQKMSKSLGNYIGINEPPDEMFGKIMSINDELMLKYYELLSHISIEDLNELKNGIKEGRINPRDAKEALAVEIVTRYHSKELAEKARENFVKLFRKKGIPEDIETVEVKDEGEGIWLPKIMKEHALTTSTSEAIRLIKQGAVKINNELTINPDIKLKAGEYILKVGKRRFIRIKVS, encoded by the coding sequence ATGGTTACACCTGAAAAACAGCTTGAAATAATTAAAAGAGGCACTGTTGAGATAATTCTTGAAGAAGACCTCAAAAAAAAGCTTGAACGCTCCTGCAAAGAAGGAAAACCATTAAGAATAAAAGTTGGTTTTGATCCAACTGCACCAGACATACATCTCGGACATACTGTGCTACTTGAAAAGATGAGGCAGTTTCAGGAACTTGGTCATGAAGTTATATTTCTTATTGGCGATTTCACTGGAATGATAGGAGACCCTTCAGGTAAAACAGAGACAAGAAAGCCTCTTACAAGAGAGGAAGTCCTGAAAAATGCCGAAACATACAAAGAGCAGGTCTTCAAAATTCTTGATCCAGAAAAAACGGTGATAATGTTTAACAGTGAATGGTTTAACAGAATGACAGCACTTGATATGTGCAGACTTGCAGGAGCAGAGACTGTAGCAAGAATGCTTGAAAGAGAGGACTTTAAAAAACGCTTTACAGAAGGTCGTCCCATATCAATTCTTGAGTTTCTCTATCCTCTGCTTCAGGCTTATGACTCCGTTTACTTAAAAGCAGATGTAGAACTCGGTGGCACTGATCAGAAGTTCAATCTTCTTATGGGAAGACAGTTAATGAAGATGTACGGAATGCAACAGCAGGTAATAATCACAATGCCTCTTCTTGAGGGGCTTGATGGTGTGCAAAAGATGTCTAAAAGTCTTGGTAACTACATTGGAATAAACGAACCACCTGATGAGATGTTTGGGAAAATAATGTCCATCAACGATGAATTAATGCTCAAGTATTACGAACTTCTGAGTCATATATCAATTGAAGATCTCAATGAGCTTAAAAATGGTATAAAAGAAGGAAGAATTAATCCAAGAGATGCAAAGGAAGCTCTTGCAGTGGAAATTGTTACAAGATATCACAGTAAAGAGCTTGCAGAGAAAGCAAGAGAAAACTTTGTTAAACTTTTCAGAAAAAAAGGGATTCCTGAAGACATTGAGACTGTAGAGGTAAAGGATGAAGGAGAAGGAATCTGGCTTCCAAAAATAATGAAAGAACATGCTCTTACAACAAGCACCTCAGAGGCAATAAGGCTTATCAAACAGGGTGCTGTCAAGATTAACAATGAGCTCACGATAAATCCTGATATAAAACTTAAAGCTGGGGAGTATATTTTAAAGGTGGGCAAAAGAAGATTTATTAGAATAAAAGTGAGTTAA
- a CDS encoding ATP-binding protein, giving the protein MAKFTLSIKWLTVLVMIALATGIAITNYLVSFHLCEQYLSHHIETVSSFFKGEVDKLVSPVETFLYNIQSLVCCKILNFNDIEKTNKFLMDFMKKYPYVTSINYGDGKGNGYLILNDRGRWLNRIKKAKNRGYVVWNTLNNNGEIINKRQLKDNYDPRNTLWYKQALESNDIQWSQQYLFRTTKDPGFTASLVLCGDSKEVVGIDLMIKDVSSFLYKAKERLYPEVKLYLISDSNELIAFVDEITPEPEKIYRVNKEQFPLLYKALYSGKDKISFHNQKWFVKIENWSIKNRKLSLVIMIPEKVITKSLYLHLFYQIFASLALVFIVLLYITKKYMNPLIEISEQTSYLGFKEIYLKKYSQRTDEIGYLSRAISSASLRILEAREMERKMEEFSYFECVRHSLGEAVHRFKDLINIIQGFATLAQPKASEEFVRNALDQIINASKRAIYLSKEILNVTGERRYEMKVFDLNFLIQSMKTKIDVTVEHYIKVVYELSSIPLMVKLDIEAFNEVLTNLIQNALDAMPEGGTIKIKTDVASLLNKEFAVLSVTDTGTGMDEETQKRIFEPFFTTKGAKGTGLGLSIVYRIVRDHEGSIEVESEVGKGTTFKIYLPLIKDVASLTASSAE; this is encoded by the coding sequence ATGGCAAAATTTACTTTAAGTATTAAGTGGCTTACTGTACTGGTAATGATAGCTCTGGCTACAGGTATTGCCATAACCAATTATTTAGTCTCTTTCCATCTTTGTGAGCAATATCTTAGTCATCACATTGAAACAGTTTCATCATTTTTTAAAGGAGAGGTTGATAAATTGGTGAGTCCTGTTGAAACTTTCCTGTATAACATTCAGTCTCTTGTTTGCTGTAAAATTTTAAACTTCAATGACATTGAAAAAACCAATAAATTTCTTATGGATTTTATGAAAAAATATCCCTATGTAACATCAATAAATTACGGAGATGGGAAGGGAAATGGCTATCTTATTTTAAATGATAGAGGCAGATGGCTTAACAGAATTAAAAAGGCAAAGAACCGAGGATATGTAGTATGGAATACTCTCAACAATAATGGAGAAATAATAAATAAAAGACAACTTAAGGATAATTACGATCCAAGAAACACACTCTGGTATAAACAGGCTCTTGAGAGCAATGATATTCAATGGAGTCAACAGTACCTTTTCAGGACCACAAAGGACCCTGGTTTTACAGCTTCTTTAGTTTTGTGTGGTGATTCAAAAGAAGTTGTCGGCATTGATTTAATGATAAAGGATGTATCATCGTTCTTATATAAAGCCAAAGAAAGGCTTTATCCAGAAGTAAAGCTTTATCTTATTTCAGACAGTAATGAGCTTATAGCTTTTGTTGATGAAATCACTCCTGAGCCAGAAAAAATTTATAGAGTTAATAAGGAGCAATTCCCTCTACTGTACAAAGCCCTGTATTCAGGAAAAGATAAGATCAGTTTTCACAATCAAAAATGGTTTGTAAAAATAGAAAACTGGAGCATAAAAAATAGAAAACTTTCTCTTGTAATAATGATACCAGAGAAAGTCATTACAAAAAGCCTATACCTTCATCTTTTTTATCAGATTTTTGCTTCCCTGGCTCTTGTTTTTATAGTGCTCCTTTACATTACAAAAAAATACATGAATCCCTTAATTGAAATCTCAGAGCAGACATCTTATCTTGGCTTCAAAGAGATATACCTTAAAAAATATTCTCAAAGAACAGATGAAATAGGATACTTAAGCAGAGCAATTTCCAGTGCTTCATTAAGAATCCTTGAAGCAAGAGAAATGGAAAGAAAAATGGAGGAATTTAGCTATTTTGAATGTGTAAGGCATTCTCTTGGTGAAGCAGTACATAGATTTAAGGATTTAATCAACATAATTCAGGGATTTGCAACTCTTGCTCAGCCAAAGGCATCAGAGGAGTTTGTAAGAAACGCTCTTGACCAGATAATTAATGCATCAAAAAGGGCAATATATCTTTCAAAGGAAATCTTAAATGTTACAGGTGAAAGAAGGTATGAGATGAAGGTTTTTGATCTAAACTTCCTGATTCAGTCAATGAAAACAAAGATAGATGTGACTGTTGAACACTACATTAAAGTAGTTTACGAATTATCAAGCATTCCTCTCATGGTAAAGCTTGATATTGAAGCCTTTAATGAAGTTTTAACTAATTTAATACAGAATGCCCTTGATGCCATGCCAGAAGGAGGAACAATAAAGATAAAAACAGATGTTGCCTCTCTGTTAAATAAAGAGTTTGCGGTTTTATCTGTAACAGATACAGGAACTGGCATGGATGAGGAAACTCAGAAAAGAATATTTGAACCCTTTTTTACTACAAAAGGTGCTAAGGGAACAGGACTGGGGCTTTCAATTGTTTACCGAATTGTGAGAGACCATGAGGGATCTATTGAAGTAGAAAGCGAGGTAGGCAAAGGAACAACCTTTAAGATTTATTTACCCTTAATTAAGGATGTGGCAAGCCTTACAGCCTCTTCTGCTGAGTGA
- a CDS encoding endonuclease MutS2 gives MIEKKALLDLDFYKILSLIEEFASSSATKKAIEAIFPFDDFEQADRSLKEFEEIKEYLDQGAELPISFFPDISELLDKAKKEGAIFEPSELTQFLKVLRVLDKVAPFVDELLNYPFFREKIKSILKTSLSLGQPYLLEILENTIDEEGNILDTASPFLNYIRKQIKITEERIKQKLEEIINRPNIQVFLQDRFITKRNNRWVIPVRMDSKGQVAGIVHDVSRSGETAFIEPAEITALSKKLEELLIEQRVEEIRILKEVSFEIHQISDALEREFKLLIYLDKMLSIYKFSRKFNAHAPQLTKEITINLIDARHPILMLSRDVVPLQIELRNKKVLVITGPNAGGKTVTLKTVGLLTAMAISGLPIPASPSSTVPFVKSIYVDFYHEDSIEEHLSSFAAHIVTLKKIVENANSDSLVLLDEIGTNTDPEEGSALACAILEELKDRGVFTFATTHLSKVKIFATTNEDIEIASMLFDEKTMSPLYKLSIGSLTPSYALQIAQKYGFPEKLIKRAYELKGSQDKEIYKLMKELEEAKAEYNKRLDEIEKIKNSVITEKERLEKEISFASEKKKRIIEEAKIEAHNMIMKLKKEINILHEEAKKADRKKLKEISLKISELSKQLLPQEIRVPENIQIGDAVKVKTLELTGKVAFIEDKKVKIKTDKMFVEAKIEELEKIEPEQTEEKSNISFIQVEEITTKLDIRGLRVDESVPLIEKFLNKLSLSEASSGVIIHGVGKGILRNFVRDYLKEHPLVKSLRKGNADEGGDAVTVVEIK, from the coding sequence TTGATTGAAAAAAAAGCTCTTCTGGACTTAGATTTTTATAAAATTCTGAGTTTAATAGAAGAGTTTGCCAGTTCCTCAGCTACAAAAAAAGCTATTGAAGCGATTTTTCCTTTTGATGATTTTGAACAAGCAGACAGGTCTCTTAAAGAGTTTGAGGAAATAAAAGAATATCTTGATCAGGGAGCTGAGCTTCCTATATCTTTTTTCCCTGATATTTCTGAATTGCTTGATAAAGCAAAGAAAGAAGGAGCTATTTTTGAACCCTCTGAATTAACTCAATTTTTAAAGGTTCTGAGAGTTCTGGATAAAGTAGCTCCTTTTGTTGATGAGCTTTTAAACTACCCTTTTTTCAGAGAGAAAATAAAAAGCATTCTTAAAACCAGTTTATCATTGGGTCAGCCATATCTTCTTGAAATACTTGAAAATACCATTGATGAAGAGGGAAATATTCTTGACACAGCCTCTCCGTTTCTGAATTACATAAGAAAACAGATAAAAATAACAGAGGAAAGAATAAAACAAAAGCTTGAAGAAATAATTAACAGACCAAATATACAGGTTTTTCTTCAGGACAGATTTATTACAAAAAGAAACAACAGATGGGTTATACCTGTTCGGATGGATTCAAAGGGACAGGTTGCAGGAATTGTTCATGATGTTTCTCGTTCAGGGGAGACAGCTTTTATAGAACCAGCTGAAATAACAGCCTTATCCAAAAAACTGGAAGAGCTTTTAATTGAACAGAGAGTTGAAGAAATAAGAATACTTAAAGAAGTCTCCTTTGAGATTCATCAAATCAGTGATGCCCTTGAAAGAGAGTTTAAATTACTCATTTATCTTGATAAAATGCTTTCAATATATAAATTTTCCAGAAAATTTAATGCTCATGCTCCTCAACTCACTAAAGAAATCACGATAAATCTGATTGATGCCAGACATCCTATACTGATGCTTTCAAGAGATGTTGTGCCCCTTCAGATAGAACTGAGAAATAAAAAAGTTCTTGTAATTACAGGTCCTAATGCAGGGGGCAAAACTGTAACACTGAAGACAGTAGGACTTCTAACTGCAATGGCTATTTCTGGACTTCCCATACCAGCAAGTCCTTCTTCTACAGTTCCCTTTGTAAAAAGTATATATGTTGACTTTTATCATGAAGACTCTATTGAAGAGCATCTTTCCAGCTTTGCCGCCCACATAGTAACTCTCAAAAAAATAGTTGAAAATGCTAATTCTGATAGCCTTGTTCTTCTTGATGAAATAGGCACAAATACTGATCCTGAGGAAGGCTCTGCATTAGCATGTGCAATACTTGAAGAGTTAAAAGACAGAGGAGTTTTCACCTTCGCAACAACCCATTTAAGTAAAGTTAAAATTTTTGCAACAACCAATGAAGACATAGAGATAGCCTCTATGCTTTTTGACGAAAAAACAATGTCTCCTCTTTATAAATTAAGCATCGGCAGTTTAACTCCTTCATATGCCCTTCAGATTGCTCAAAAATATGGTTTTCCTGAAAAGCTTATTAAAAGAGCTTACGAGTTAAAAGGCTCTCAGGATAAAGAAATCTATAAACTTATGAAAGAGCTTGAAGAGGCTAAAGCTGAATACAATAAGAGACTTGATGAGATTGAAAAAATCAAAAACAGTGTCATTACCGAAAAGGAAAGACTGGAAAAAGAAATTTCCTTTGCTTCTGAAAAAAAGAAAAGAATCATTGAAGAAGCAAAAATAGAGGCTCATAATATGATCATGAAATTAAAAAAAGAGATTAACATTCTTCATGAGGAAGCTAAAAAAGCAGACAGGAAAAAACTTAAAGAAATATCTCTTAAAATTTCAGAACTCTCAAAACAGCTATTGCCTCAGGAGATTAGAGTTCCTGAAAACATTCAGATTGGTGATGCTGTAAAGGTAAAAACTCTTGAGCTTACAGGAAAGGTGGCTTTTATTGAAGATAAAAAAGTAAAGATTAAAACAGATAAAATGTTTGTAGAAGCAAAAATTGAAGAGCTTGAGAAGATTGAACCAGAGCAGACAGAGGAAAAATCAAATATTTCTTTTATTCAGGTTGAGGAGATTACTACAAAGCTTGACATTCGGGGTTTAAGAGTTGATGAATCAGTCCCGCTAATAGAAAAATTTTTAAATAAACTCTCTTTAAGCGAGGCTTCCTCAGGAGTCATTATTCACGGAGTCGGTAAAGGTATTTTAAGAAATTTCGTGAGAGACTACTTAAAGGAACATCCTCTGGTAAAAAGCCTCAGAAAGGGTAATGCTGATGAAGGCGGAGATGCTGTAACAGTGGTTGAAATAAAATGA
- a CDS encoding GNA1162 family protein: MKKTLFVFFIVLFIASCATMPEVKKETPQGEISEEELPKTVAILPFENKTEELGIANQVRKAFYNHFSSKPYRDIELNIVDEKIVQLEKSKGKNILDIQPKEICEALGCDGLIYGRVTDYKKIYAVAYSQLGIEAEVWMINTRTAKEILRLKDSVRYHEGGVPLSPLSAVITAISTAMNIRDIQQVRMLNELCYKFNAKIPSPSGIVEERPVIKEVLTNAKDSPFGKGKLIQVGLEGDRGMVATFDIGNFKRGIAMKETQPGIYIGEYVVMPGDNVKEAPIVVSLRKPGGYETQWIDVSGFITIDTTPPPQVTGLRAKGFHDRIEVSWQALKNVSDLKGYKILRSEQPLTGFKEIGKVELSFFEDRALEHGKVYYYRVIAYDTAGNESEIQDSVKASLTTIESQIISGTIERDTVLSGIYIVKDSLRIPKGLTLTVEPETRIMFHENSELTVEGKIVIDAKDASVEFVSATDKKWKGITVKEGDLNINGFRLKNAHTGLILNSARGFVENGVITYCDTGILISGIPSASIKNLTISGNKTGIELLKTDSTISMNNIFQNETGIKINGFSGEIKDNNIYDNTLNISSETIVKIAPNYFGSINIDEMKLKNIHVSSVYNLKLPEGKVVNAIANPYSGLSQEERQRKATELVIEGGNYFRQRNYGKAVTLFEKALKAQPTAEVYYYLAVCYQEMREDEKALNYLVEGVEKFPKDSTLKRSLGLMYYQAGKEDEAKKIFEEVLRLNPEDRQVRFLMERLTIK; this comes from the coding sequence ATGAAAAAAACTTTGTTTGTCTTCTTTATTGTTTTGTTTATCGCTTCCTGTGCTACCATGCCTGAGGTAAAAAAGGAAACCCCTCAAGGAGAAATATCAGAGGAAGAGCTTCCAAAAACAGTTGCCATTCTTCCTTTTGAAAATAAAACAGAAGAGCTTGGAATAGCAAATCAAGTAAGAAAAGCCTTTTACAATCACTTTAGCTCTAAGCCTTACAGGGATATTGAACTGAACATTGTTGATGAAAAAATAGTTCAGCTTGAAAAATCAAAGGGCAAAAACATCCTTGACATCCAACCAAAGGAGATATGTGAGGCTCTTGGATGCGATGGATTGATTTACGGTAGAGTTACGGACTATAAAAAAATTTATGCAGTTGCCTATTCACAGCTTGGCATAGAAGCTGAAGTCTGGATGATAAATACAAGGACAGCAAAAGAGATTCTTAGACTGAAAGACTCTGTCAGATACCATGAGGGTGGAGTTCCACTCTCTCCATTAAGTGCGGTCATAACAGCAATCTCAACAGCAATGAACATAAGGGATATTCAACAGGTAAGAATGCTCAATGAACTTTGCTATAAATTCAATGCAAAAATTCCTTCACCATCTGGTATAGTTGAGGAAAGACCTGTAATTAAAGAGGTTCTTACAAATGCTAAGGATTCTCCCTTTGGCAAAGGAAAACTCATACAGGTTGGTTTAGAAGGAGACAGAGGAATGGTTGCTACCTTTGATATTGGTAACTTTAAAAGAGGCATAGCCATGAAAGAAACTCAGCCTGGAATTTACATTGGTGAGTATGTTGTTATGCCCGGTGATAATGTAAAAGAAGCTCCCATAGTTGTATCATTAAGAAAACCAGGCGGGTATGAAACTCAATGGATTGATGTAAGTGGATTTATTACAATTGACACAACACCACCTCCTCAGGTAACAGGATTAAGAGCTAAAGGCTTTCATGACAGAATTGAAGTTTCATGGCAGGCTCTGAAAAATGTTTCTGATTTAAAGGGCTATAAGATTTTAAGAAGTGAACAGCCACTTACAGGATTTAAAGAAATTGGAAAGGTTGAACTCTCTTTCTTTGAAGACAGAGCATTGGAGCATGGAAAAGTTTATTACTACAGAGTCATTGCATATGATACTGCGGGAAATGAATCGGAAATACAGGATTCTGTAAAAGCTTCTCTCACAACCATTGAGTCTCAGATAATCTCAGGAACAATTGAAAGAGACACCGTGCTTTCAGGGATTTACATTGTTAAGGATAGCCTCAGAATACCAAAAGGTTTAACGCTGACAGTTGAGCCTGAGACAAGAATAATGTTTCATGAAAATTCTGAGCTTACTGTTGAAGGTAAGATCGTCATAGATGCAAAGGACGCTTCTGTTGAGTTTGTTTCAGCTACTGATAAAAAATGGAAAGGAATAACTGTTAAAGAAGGAGATTTAAACATAAACGGATTCAGGCTAAAGAATGCACACACGGGATTGATTTTAAATTCAGCTCGTGGTTTTGTTGAAAACGGAGTAATAACCTACTGTGATACAGGGATTTTAATATCAGGAATTCCCTCTGCTTCAATTAAAAACTTAACAATTTCAGGAAATAAAACAGGAATTGAGCTTTTAAAAACAGATTCTACAATTTCCATGAACAACATATTCCAGAATGAGACAGGCATTAAGATTAACGGATTTTCAGGCGAGATAAAGGATAACAACATTTATGATAATACTCTGAATATTTCTTCAGAAACAATTGTAAAGATTGCTCCAAATTACTTTGGTTCAATAAACATTGATGAGATGAAGCTTAAAAATATTCATGTAAGCAGTGTTTATAATCTTAAACTTCCAGAAGGGAAAGTTGTAAATGCCATTGCCAATCCCTATTCAGGTCTCTCTCAGGAAGAAAGGCAGAGAAAGGCAACAGAACTTGTTATTGAAGGTGGAAACTACTTCAGACAGAGAAACTATGGAAAAGCTGTAACACTTTTTGAAAAAGCACTTAAAGCTCAGCCAACTGCAGAGGTTTACTACTATCTTGCTGTCTGCTATCAGGAGATGAGAGAAGATGAAAAAGCATTGAATTATCTCGTAGAGGGGGTGGAAAAGTTTCCAAAAGACTCAACACTAAAAAGATCCCTTGGTTTAATGTATTACCAAGCTGGAAAGGAAGATGAGGCGAAAAAGATTTTTGAAGAAGTTTTGAGACTTAACCCAGAGGACAGACAGGTAAGATTTTTAATGGAACGATTAACAATTAAATAA
- a CDS encoding TIGR00725 family protein: MKTAGIIGAGKADKELLELAEEVGRLLAKEGITVITGGLGGVMEAASRGAFLEGGITVGILPTLKKEDANPYVKIPIPTGMGEMRNALIVRASDLLIAIGGEYGTLSEIALALKTGKKVIGLKTWNIPGIIECHSAEEAVRLATSLIKGK, translated from the coding sequence ATGAAAACCGCTGGCATTATTGGAGCAGGTAAAGCTGATAAAGAGCTTTTAGAGCTGGCAGAAGAAGTTGGAAGACTCCTTGCAAAGGAAGGAATTACTGTTATCACAGGTGGTTTAGGAGGAGTAATGGAGGCAGCAAGCAGGGGAGCATTTCTTGAAGGAGGCATTACAGTGGGAATCTTGCCAACACTTAAAAAAGAAGATGCCAATCCCTATGTGAAAATTCCTATTCCTACAGGAATGGGGGAGATGAGAAATGCTCTTATTGTAAGAGCCTCTGATTTATTGATTGCTATTGGTGGTGAGTATGGCACCCTCAGTGAGATAGCCCTGGCATTAAAAACCGGTAAAAAAGTCATAGGACTTAAAACATGGAATATACCCGGAATAATAGAGTGTCACTCAGCAGAAGAGGCTGTAAGGCTTGCCACATCCTTAATTAAGGGTAAATAA
- the panB gene encoding 3-methyl-2-oxobutanoate hydroxymethyltransferase: MRFTVTDLLDKKKQKQKITMLTAYDYPLAHLIDEAGIDMILVGDSLSMVVQGNETTLPVTMEEMLYHTKIVVKSTKRAMIVADMPFMSYQVSVEEAVRNAGKLIKEAGAQAVKLEGGREILSQVKAITEAEIPVIGHLGLTPQAVLRMGGYRLQGKTEQQAKRIKEDALRLQEKGAVAIVLEVIPSELAQEITESLEIPTIGIGAGPHCDGQVLVIHDLLGLFERFTPKFVKKYASLKDEILKAVKQYKEEVEKGEFPDKQHSF, from the coding sequence ATGAGGTTCACTGTTACTGATTTACTGGATAAAAAAAAGCAAAAACAGAAAATCACAATGCTTACCGCTTATGACTATCCCTTGGCCCATCTTATTGATGAAGCGGGAATAGATATGATTCTTGTAGGAGACTCTCTTTCAATGGTAGTTCAGGGAAATGAAACAACACTTCCTGTAACAATGGAAGAGATGTTATATCATACAAAAATTGTTGTAAAATCAACAAAAAGAGCAATGATTGTGGCTGACATGCCATTTATGTCCTATCAGGTAAGTGTTGAGGAGGCTGTAAGAAATGCGGGTAAACTTATAAAAGAGGCAGGTGCACAGGCTGTCAAACTTGAAGGTGGAAGAGAAATTCTCTCTCAAGTAAAAGCTATTACAGAAGCAGAGATTCCTGTTATTGGGCATCTTGGACTTACTCCTCAGGCAGTGCTCAGAATGGGAGGATACAGGCTTCAGGGTAAAACAGAACAGCAGGCAAAAAGAATAAAGGAGGATGCATTAAGACTTCAGGAAAAGGGTGCTGTGGCAATAGTGCTTGAAGTAATTCCTTCAGAGCTTGCCCAGGAGATAACTGAATCTCTTGAAATTCCAACAATAGGTATTGGAGCAGGTCCTCACTGTGATGGACAGGTTTTGGTAATACATGATTTGCTCGGACTTTTTGAGAGATTTACGCCAAAATTTGTTAAAAAATACGCAAGTTTAAAAGATGAAATTCTGAAAGCAGTAAAACAATATAAAGAAGAAGTTGAAAAAGGCGAGTTCCCTGACAAACAACATTCTTTCTAA
- the recJ gene encoding single-stranded-DNA-specific exonuclease RecJ — MQYSEWIVVKTNQDYLQYLSKSLNISIPIAQVLVSRGLKEVDEIYSFLNPSMDLIDPFSISGVYEAVRIIKDAINSGIKIFINGDYDADGLTGTAILYDILKKMKAQVFYHIPHRIHHGYGLTKTSIEEAKKAGAKLIITVDCGIRDFEMVQYAKKEGIETIITDHHEPLRIDGELVLPEALTIINPKVDENSPYTSLAGVGVAFMLAMALNSEEAMQYLDLVTLGTYADMVPLNTTNRALIKQGWGLLENPCRASIKILKEIAGVNSNIIKNFHLSYCLIPRINAPGRIDHAQDVVKFFTSEDIGEIENIGQWINQINSLRQKTEEKIMEEVEKKLDNEFNDEAVVVLWGDWHLGVVGTVASKLLDRFNRPVFIMAIDENKAKGSARAPSGVDLQKMLCSCKDLLIRFGGHKQAAGVMLYKEKLNEFKERLCKLAESMDMEPKNVLQLDAQVSLSEVNEKLTEEIKLLEPFGEGNREPIFGAKELTVVNLRKVGSNHLKMSLRQNGKYIPAIGFDMAGEPILEGCLVDAAFTPVINEWEGVRSLQLQLKAIRRTQNRLMGVQNSKAKF, encoded by the coding sequence ATGCAATACAGCGAATGGATTGTTGTTAAGACAAATCAGGATTATCTTCAGTATCTGTCTAAGTCCTTAAATATATCAATTCCCATTGCACAGGTTCTTGTATCAAGGGGACTTAAAGAGGTAGATGAAATATATTCCTTCCTGAACCCTTCAATGGATTTAATTGATCCCTTCAGCATTTCAGGAGTTTATGAAGCTGTAAGAATAATAAAGGATGCGATAAACTCAGGCATAAAAATTTTTATCAATGGAGATTATGATGCTGATGGATTAACAGGGACTGCAATTCTTTATGACATTTTGAAAAAGATGAAAGCTCAAGTTTTTTATCACATTCCCCATAGAATTCATCACGGATACGGTTTAACTAAAACAAGCATTGAAGAGGCAAAAAAAGCAGGAGCAAAGCTCATCATAACTGTTGACTGCGGAATAAGAGACTTTGAGATGGTTCAATACGCAAAAAAAGAGGGAATTGAGACAATCATCACAGATCATCATGAACCATTGAGAATAGATGGAGAATTGGTGCTTCCTGAGGCTTTAACCATAATCAATCCTAAAGTTGATGAAAACTCTCCATATACATCTCTGGCAGGTGTAGGAGTTGCTTTCATGCTTGCGATGGCTTTAAATTCTGAAGAAGCCATGCAGTATCTTGACCTTGTAACACTCGGAACCTATGCTGATATGGTACCTCTTAATACCACAAATAGAGCACTAATAAAACAGGGATGGGGACTTCTTGAAAATCCATGTAGAGCTTCAATTAAGATATTAAAAGAAATAGCAGGAGTAAATTCAAACATTATCAAAAATTTTCATTTAAGTTATTGCCTTATACCGAGAATAAATGCACCTGGAAGAATTGACCATGCTCAAGATGTAGTAAAGTTTTTTACTTCCGAGGATATTGGAGAAATTGAAAACATTGGACAGTGGATAAATCAGATAAACTCTTTAAGACAAAAAACAGAAGAAAAAATTATGGAGGAGGTTGAAAAGAAGCTGGATAATGAATTTAACGACGAAGCCGTTGTTGTACTATGGGGGGACTGGCATCTTGGAGTTGTTGGCACAGTGGCAAGCAAACTTCTTGATAGATTTAACAGACCTGTATTCATCATGGCAATAGACGAAAACAAAGCAAAGGGTTCTGCAAGAGCTCCCAGTGGTGTTGATTTACAGAAAATGCTTTGCAGTTGCAAAGACCTTCTTATACGCTTTGGAGGTCACAAGCAGGCAGCAGGAGTAATGCTTTACAAAGAAAAGCTTAATGAATTCAAAGAAAGGCTTTGCAAATTAGCAGAAAGCATGGATATGGAGCCAAAAAATGTGCTTCAGCTGGATGCTCAGGTCAGTTTATCAGAGGTCAATGAAAAACTCACAGAAGAAATAAAGCTTCTTGAACCTTTTGGAGAAGGAAATCGTGAGCCCATTTTTGGAGCAAAAGAGCTTACTGTGGTAAATTTAAGAAAGGTGGGCAGTAATCATCTTAAAATGTCTTTAAGGCAAAATGGAAAATATATTCCGGCAATAGGTTTTGATATGGCAGGAGAACCAATACTTGAGGGATGCCTTGTTGATGCAGCATTTACTCCAGTGATAAATGAGTGGGAGGGAGTAAGAAGTCTTCAACTTCAACTTAAGGCAATTAGAAGGACACAGAACCGCCTCATGGGCGTTCAAAATTCAAAGGCTAAATTTTAA